Within Bacillus sp. E(2018), the genomic segment AGGACGGTGTATCGGTATATCGATACCCTTTCAACAAGTGGTGTACCTATCATTTCAGATTCTGGACATAACGGTGGATATTCTTTATTGAACCATTTTATAGAGGCTCCTCTTTTCTTTGATATTGAGGAGCAAACGTCACTGTTTCACGCAGCTGTTTTTGCAAGTGAAGCGGGCTATTATGGAGGTGAAGCTCTAAATAGGGCGGTATCCAAACTAGGTAGATACTCAAATCCAGAACAGGAAACAAAGAGAAACCAACATTTATCAAGCCTTGAAGTAATTAGTCCATTACGTTCACCCTCTGTAGAATCTACGTTAAAAGAGTTGGAGACTTCAGTAGCTGAGGGGAACTCCGTAAAGATTACTTACCAAAATAATAAAGAGAACCAAACAAGTGATAGATTGATCGATCCGTACAGAATCATCTATTGGAATAGGAAATGGTATGTGATTGGCTTTTGTCATCTTAGGAAGGAAGTTCGTAGTTTTAGAGTAGACCGAATCGAGAAGTTCCTCTTAACGGAAGACAGGTTTATACAGCCAAAAGACTTTTCAGCTTCTGACTTTTTTATGAAGAACCTACTGCCAACTCTTAAAGATAAAGATGAGATCACAACTTTAGTTATTAGTGGAAATTCAAAGACCATTGTAGATATATGCCAACATTGGTTTTTAGGACATTATTTACAGAGTCAGTCAACCCATCAAGCAACCTTTCTATTGGAAAAGGATATATTGCATACATAT encodes:
- a CDS encoding YafY family protein, encoding MPKIDNMLAVLWMLRSGGKVTAQQISEKLELNIRTVYRYIDTLSTSGVPIISDSGHNGGYSLLNHFIEAPLFFDIEEQTSLFHAAVFASEAGYYGGEALNRAVSKLGRYSNPEQETKRNQHLSSLEVISPLRSPSVESTLKELETSVAEGNSVKITYQNNKENQTSDRLIDPYRIIYWNRKWYVIGFCHLRKEVRSFRVDRIEKFLLTEDRFIQPKDFSASDFFMKNLLPTLKDKDEITTLVISGNSKTIVDICQHWFLGHYLQSQSTHQATFLLEKDILHTYVPHLLLPYGRSIQVIEPVSLKKRLIEVLSDLINFHQV